A section of the Metabacillus endolithicus genome encodes:
- a CDS encoding metallophosphoesterase family protein encodes MKVLILSDSHGLTTELLEIQERHKDEVDMMFHCGDSELSSNSKELISFKGVKGNCDFGSDLPNEIIEDLGGITLYMTHGHLYNVKMTLMSLKYRAMETSAKIACYGHSHIANAEMIDDVLLINPGSIRLPVMRKQKTYAILELENNVANVTFYEVNGQEFPELSKSFTLN; translated from the coding sequence ATGAAGGTACTTATTTTAAGTGATAGTCATGGATTGACTACGGAACTTTTAGAAATACAGGAGAGACATAAAGATGAAGTAGATATGATGTTTCATTGCGGTGATTCTGAGCTATCATCAAATAGCAAGGAGCTAATTTCTTTTAAAGGTGTAAAAGGGAATTGTGATTTTGGGTCAGATCTTCCGAATGAAATCATTGAGGATCTTGGTGGCATTACGCTGTATATGACACATGGTCACTTATATAATGTTAAAATGACACTTATGAGCTTAAAGTATAGGGCAATGGAGACTAGCGCAAAAATTGCATGCTATGGACATTCACATATAGCAAACGCAGAAATGATTGATGATGTATTATTAATTAATCCTGGTAGTATAAGACTTCCTGTGATGCGAAAACAAAAAACGTATGCTATACTAGAGCTTGAAAATAACGTGGCAAATGTGACTTTCTATGAAGTAAATGGTCAGGAATTCCCGGAACTTTCTAAGAGCTTTACACTAAATTAA
- a CDS encoding XTP/dITP diphosphatase: MKHIIIATKNKGKVREFEAILAPLGYQVQSLLDYPNSVDVEETGETFEENAILKAEAVSEQFNILTIADDSGLAVDYLNGEPGVYSARYAGPEKDDTANIIKVLEKLKNVPSKEKRTARFICALAVSIPGQKTQTVVGECEGYIAKEPSGDGGFGYDPIFTVKNSTKTMAELSKEEKNQISHRAEALKKVQGLLK, from the coding sequence TTGAAACATATCATTATTGCCACAAAAAATAAAGGGAAAGTTAGAGAATTTGAAGCAATCTTAGCTCCACTAGGTTATCAGGTTCAGTCTCTTTTAGATTATCCAAATTCAGTTGATGTTGAAGAAACTGGTGAAACCTTTGAAGAAAATGCAATCCTTAAGGCTGAGGCTGTCTCGGAACAATTTAACATATTAACGATTGCAGATGATTCGGGATTAGCAGTTGATTATTTGAACGGAGAGCCAGGTGTATATTCTGCGAGATATGCAGGACCTGAAAAAGATGATACAGCGAATATAATCAAGGTGCTTGAAAAATTAAAAAATGTTCCAAGCAAGGAAAAACGCACAGCTAGGTTTATTTGTGCTTTAGCAGTGTCTATACCAGGTCAGAAAACACAAACCGTCGTAGGGGAATGTGAAGGCTACATTGCAAAAGAGCCAAGTGGTGATGGGGGATTTGGCTATGATCCGATTTTTACGGTGAAAAACTCTACAAAAACAATGGCAGAGTTGTCAAAAGAAGAAAAAAACCAAATCAGTCATCGTGCAGAAGCTTTAAAAAAGGTTCAAGGACTTTTGAAATGA
- the rph gene encoding ribonuclease PH, which yields MRHDGRERNQIRKVEIMKDFIIHPEGSVLITVGNTKVICNASIEDRVPPFMRGEGKGWITAEYSMLPRATEQRTIRESSKGKITGRTMEIQRLIGRALRAVVNLHELGERTIWVDCDVIQADGGTRTASITGAFVAMVIALEKLMNNGKLKTLPITDFLAAISVGIDSEHGEILDLDYKEDSSALVDMNVIMTSSGQLVEVQGTGEEATFTRSELNSMLDLAEIGIKALIEEQKAVLGDVSLIVEENLKKQGAVN from the coding sequence TTGAGACATGACGGCCGAGAAAGAAATCAGATAAGAAAAGTAGAAATAATGAAGGATTTTATCATTCACCCGGAAGGTTCTGTCTTAATAACTGTTGGTAACACAAAGGTAATTTGTAATGCAAGTATAGAAGATCGAGTACCACCCTTTATGAGGGGAGAAGGTAAGGGATGGATTACTGCAGAGTATTCAATGCTCCCTAGAGCAACTGAGCAGCGAACAATCCGAGAATCGTCAAAAGGGAAAATCACTGGGCGAACAATGGAAATTCAACGTTTAATAGGAAGAGCGTTACGTGCTGTTGTTAACCTACATGAGCTTGGAGAAAGAACAATCTGGGTTGATTGTGATGTTATTCAAGCAGATGGTGGCACACGAACTGCTTCCATTACAGGGGCATTTGTAGCAATGGTTATCGCTTTAGAAAAATTAATGAATAATGGCAAATTAAAAACATTACCGATTACAGATTTTCTAGCAGCTATATCTGTTGGAATAGACTCAGAGCATGGAGAAATTTTAGACTTGGACTACAAAGAAGATTCAAGTGCATTAGTCGACATGAACGTTATTATGACATCAAGTGGTCAGTTGGTTGAGGTACAAGGTACTGGAGAAGAAGCAACATTCACTAGATCTGAATTAAACAGTATGCTTGATTTAGCTGAGATAGGAATCAAAGCGCTTATTGAAGAGCAAAAGGCAGTACTCGGAGATGTTTCACTTATAGTTGAAGAAAATCTAAAGAAACAGGGAGCAGTAAATTGA
- a CDS encoding GerMN domain-containing protein — MSKYNKQIAVTVIASSLLLSGCGLFNAEEATKEIDPPQDVNIMEDGAQVETENGVEDVKSDQAEESVTSQLYLIDKSGFVVPYAMNLPKTDSVAKQSLEYLVEGGPVSNMLPNGFRAVLPQDTQVLGVNITEDGTAIADFSKEFNNYKKEDEAKILQSITWTLTQFDSVKNVKIWVNGHEQKEMPVNGTPIQNGVSREDGINHDSSDVVDITDSHPLTVYYLAESDGSQYYVPVTKRINNEEKDPIVAAVNELAEGPSASTGLMSDFQEGVELLSAPKYENGKVTLDFNESIYGSLDEEQKIISSQVLEALVLTLTEQDGIESVAVTVNGKSELINENGEKLTEPVTRPTKVNTGSF, encoded by the coding sequence ATGTCTAAATACAACAAACAGATTGCAGTCACGGTTATTGCATCATCATTGCTACTTTCTGGTTGTGGTTTGTTCAATGCAGAAGAAGCTACTAAAGAAATTGATCCACCACAAGATGTGAACATTATGGAAGATGGTGCACAGGTAGAAACTGAAAATGGTGTGGAAGATGTAAAGAGTGATCAAGCAGAGGAATCAGTAACAAGTCAGCTCTACTTAATAGACAAAAGCGGATTTGTTGTTCCGTATGCTATGAACCTACCTAAAACTGACAGTGTTGCAAAACAATCATTAGAGTATTTAGTTGAAGGTGGTCCTGTCTCAAATATGTTACCGAATGGATTTAGAGCTGTACTTCCGCAGGATACACAAGTATTGGGAGTAAATATAACTGAAGATGGTACTGCCATTGCCGATTTTTCGAAGGAATTTAATAACTATAAAAAAGAAGATGAAGCTAAAATTCTTCAATCCATTACGTGGACATTAACACAATTTGATTCAGTTAAGAATGTGAAGATCTGGGTAAACGGTCATGAACAGAAAGAGATGCCTGTAAACGGTACTCCGATACAAAATGGTGTTAGTAGAGAAGATGGAATTAACCATGATTCCAGCGATGTAGTTGATATTACTGACAGTCATCCATTAACTGTTTATTATTTAGCAGAATCAGACGGAAGTCAATATTATGTTCCTGTTACAAAGCGAATTAACAATGAAGAAAAGGATCCAATTGTTGCAGCTGTAAATGAGCTTGCAGAAGGACCATCTGCATCTACAGGGTTAATGAGTGATTTCCAGGAAGGTGTTGAACTTCTAAGTGCACCTAAGTACGAAAATGGTAAAGTAACACTCGATTTTAATGAATCCATTTATGGAAGTCTTGATGAAGAGCAAAAAATTATATCTTCACAAGTGCTTGAAGCATTGGTTTTAACATTAACAGAGCAAGATGGTATTGAAAGTGTGGCTGTAACAGTCAATGGAAAATCAGAATTAATCAACGAAAATGGAGAAAAGTTAACAGAGCCTGTAACAAGACCTACTAAAGTGAATACAGGTAGTTTTTAA
- the racE gene encoding glutamate racemase — MKRPIGVIDSGVGGLTVAKEIMRQLPKEEIIYLGDTARCPYGPRPAEEVRRFTWEMTNYLLENHHIKMLVIACNTATAIALEEIQENVDIPVIGVIFPGARTAVKVTKNDHIGVIGTINTIQSAAYETALKTLNNQLIVESLACPKFVPLVESGEFEGEEAQKIVNDSLSAFKGSKIDTLILGCTHYPILQSQIEEYMGQAVKIICSGDETAREVSTILSFNKTLNLFSGKKNHRFLTTGPKQLFEKIASKWFEQPVKHVESITLNQMNQKHRTL, encoded by the coding sequence TTGAAAAGACCAATCGGTGTCATTGATTCTGGCGTAGGTGGATTAACTGTCGCAAAAGAAATCATGAGACAATTACCAAAAGAAGAAATCATCTATTTAGGTGATACAGCACGTTGTCCATATGGACCAAGACCTGCTGAAGAAGTACGCAGGTTTACCTGGGAAATGACCAATTATTTGTTAGAAAATCACCATATAAAAATGCTGGTTATTGCTTGTAACACAGCAACAGCCATTGCCTTAGAGGAAATTCAGGAAAACGTGGATATTCCCGTAATAGGTGTTATCTTTCCAGGGGCAAGAACAGCTGTAAAGGTAACAAAGAATGATCATATCGGGGTTATTGGTACAATTAATACCATTCAAAGTGCGGCATATGAAACAGCATTAAAAACATTAAATAATCAGCTGATTGTTGAAAGTCTTGCCTGCCCTAAATTTGTTCCGTTAGTAGAAAGTGGCGAATTTGAAGGGGAAGAGGCTCAAAAGATTGTTAACGACTCTCTTTCAGCTTTTAAGGGTAGTAAAATTGATACATTAATTTTAGGATGTACACATTATCCTATCTTGCAATCACAAATTGAAGAGTACATGGGACAAGCCGTGAAAATAATTTGTTCTGGAGATGAAACTGCCCGAGAGGTTAGTACAATATTATCATTCAATAAAACTCTCAATTTATTCTCAGGAAAAAAGAATCACCGTTTTTTAACAACAGGTCCAAAGCAGTTGTTCGAGAAAATTGCATCAAAATGGTTCGAGCAGCCTGTTAAACATGTAGAATCAATTACGTTAAATCAGATGAATCAGAAACATCGTACATTATAA
- a CDS encoding MarR family winged helix-turn-helix transcriptional regulator, translated as MNQGIDKTQTVSDLEKALRHISGIIKQKGREILNDYHITPPQFVALQWLWENGDLTIGELSNKMFLACSTTTDLVDRMEKNQLVIRVKDTHDRRIVRIHLLAEGERIIEEVIQKRQNYLRDMLVNFEEEELVTLEKSLIKLQQEMS; from the coding sequence ATAAATCAAGGAATTGATAAAACACAAACAGTATCTGATCTTGAAAAGGCACTTCGTCATATATCAGGAATTATTAAACAAAAAGGTCGAGAAATTTTAAATGACTATCATATAACACCACCACAGTTTGTTGCCCTACAATGGTTATGGGAAAATGGTGACTTAACAATTGGAGAGCTTTCTAATAAAATGTTTTTAGCATGTAGTACGACAACTGATTTAGTGGATCGTATGGAAAAGAACCAATTGGTTATCAGAGTAAAAGATACTCATGACAGAAGAATTGTAAGAATACACTTATTAGCAGAGGGCGAGCGGATTATCGAGGAAGTTATTCAAAAAAGACAAAATTATTTAAGAGACATGCTGGTTAACTTTGAAGAAGAAGAATTAGTAACACTTGAAAAATCGTTAATAAAACTACAACAAGAAATGAGTTAA
- the gerE gene encoding spore germination transcription factor GerE, translated as MKEKEFQSKPLLTKREREVFELLVQDKTTKEIASELFISEKTVRNHISNAMQKLGVKGRSQAVVELLRMGELEL; from the coding sequence TTGAAAGAGAAAGAGTTTCAATCAAAGCCACTACTCACGAAAAGAGAGAGAGAAGTATTCGAATTGTTAGTTCAAGACAAAACGACGAAAGAGATTGCTAGCGAGCTCTTTATAAGTGAAAAAACGGTTCGAAATCATATCTCGAATGCGATGCAAAAGCTTGGTGTTAAGGGACGCTCTCAAGCGGTTGTTGAGCTCCTTCGAATGGGTGAACTCGAGCTCTAA
- a CDS encoding acyl-CoA thioesterase, which translates to MKKIPYIESFDSAYKDSFSFSHPIKIRFSETDMFGHMNNTVPFTYFEEGRIEFFKKTGMMRKWLQSNGESIPVVADLQCDFLHQAYFDDKINLFVKINRIGTSSVDLHYLGVNDHRESIFVGRGTIVQISQRTGKSVPWSEEDKKCLTAYETITN; encoded by the coding sequence ATGAAAAAAATACCGTATATAGAGAGCTTTGATTCAGCTTATAAAGACAGCTTTAGCTTTTCACATCCAATAAAAATTCGATTTTCTGAAACAGATATGTTTGGACATATGAACAATACGGTTCCTTTTACATACTTTGAAGAAGGAAGGATAGAATTCTTCAAAAAAACCGGGATGATGCGGAAATGGTTACAATCAAATGGCGAAAGTATTCCTGTTGTTGCAGATTTGCAATGTGATTTTTTACATCAAGCTTACTTTGATGACAAGATAAATCTTTTTGTCAAAATAAATCGTATAGGCACATCTTCGGTTGATTTGCATTACTTAGGAGTAAACGATCATAGGGAGAGTATTTTTGTAGGCCGAGGAACAATTGTACAGATTTCACAGCGAACAGGAAAGAGTGTTCCATGGTCTGAAGAAGATAAAAAATGTTTAACAGCATATGAAACAATAACGAACTAA
- the sdhB gene encoding succinate dehydrogenase iron-sulfur subunit encodes MSENRVVQFIITRQESPEAVPYQEKFEIPYRPNMNVISALMEIRRNPVNVEGKQTTPINWDMNCLEEVCGACSMVINGKPRQSCTALVDQLEQPIRLEPMRTFPVVRDLQVDRKRMFDSLKKVKAWIPIDGTYDLGPGPRMPEKKRQWAYELSKCMTCGVCLEACPNVNSKSNFIGPAPLSQVRLFNAHPTGEMNKSERLEAIMGDGGLANCGNSQNCVQSCPKGIPLTTSIAALNRDTAFQSFRNFFGSDQG; translated from the coding sequence ATGAGTGAAAATAGAGTAGTTCAGTTTATTATTACCCGACAAGAATCACCAGAAGCAGTACCTTATCAGGAAAAATTCGAAATACCTTATCGCCCGAATATGAATGTTATATCGGCGTTAATGGAAATTCGTCGTAATCCAGTAAATGTTGAGGGGAAACAAACAACGCCAATTAACTGGGATATGAACTGTTTAGAAGAAGTATGTGGTGCGTGTTCAATGGTGATCAATGGAAAGCCTCGACAATCTTGTACAGCTCTAGTTGATCAGCTTGAACAACCGATCAGACTTGAACCAATGCGTACGTTCCCGGTTGTTCGCGATTTACAGGTTGATCGTAAACGTATGTTCGACTCTCTTAAAAAAGTTAAGGCTTGGATTCCGATTGATGGAACGTACGATTTAGGTCCTGGACCACGTATGCCAGAGAAAAAGCGTCAATGGGCTTATGAGCTATCAAAATGTATGACTTGTGGAGTATGTTTAGAAGCTTGCCCTAACGTGAATAGTAAATCAAATTTCATTGGTCCTGCTCCGCTATCACAAGTTCGTTTATTCAATGCTCATCCTACTGGTGAAATGAATAAGTCTGAGCGTCTTGAAGCAATTATGGGAGACGGTGGATTAGCAAACTGTGGTAACTCACAAAACTGTGTGCAATCTTGTCCAAAAGGTATTCCTTTAACAACATCGATTGCAGCATTAAATCGTGATACAGCATTTCAATCATTCCGTAATTTCTTTGGTAGTGACCAAGGATAA
- the sdhA gene encoding succinate dehydrogenase flavoprotein subunit codes for MSKSKIIVVGGGLAGLMATIKAAEAGVQVDLFSLVPVKRSHSVCAQGGINGAVNTKGEGDSPWEHFDDTVYGGDFLANQPPVKAMAEAAPGIIHLLDRMGVMFNRTPEGLLDFRRFGGTQHHRTAFAGATTGQQLLYALDEQVRRHEVAGLVTKYEGWEFLGAVIDDDRVCRGVTAQNLTSMQIESFRADAVIMATGGPGIIFGKSTNSVINTGSAASIVYQQGVHYANGEFIQIHPTAIPGDDKLRLMSESARGEGGRVWTYKDGKPWYFLEEKYPAYGNLVPRDIATREIFDVCVEQKLGINGENMVYLDLSHKDPKELDIKLGGIIEIYEKFMGDDPRKVPMKIFPAVHYSMGGLWVDYDQMTNIPGLFAAGECDYSMHGANRLGANSLLSAIYGGMVAGPNAVKYINGLEKSAEDLSSSVFESHVKQEEDKWNNIMSLDGTENAYVLHKELGEWMTDNVTVVRHNDKLLKTDEKIQELIERFDNININDTAKWSNQGAAFTRQLKNMLQLSRVVTLGAYNRNESRGAHFKPEFPDRNDEEFLKTTMATYAGDRTAPKFHYEDVDVSLITPRKRDYSKSKKGDN; via the coding sequence ATGAGTAAAAGTAAAATTATCGTTGTCGGAGGCGGGTTAGCTGGTTTAATGGCTACTATAAAAGCTGCTGAAGCCGGCGTTCAAGTAGATTTATTTTCATTAGTACCTGTTAAAAGATCACACTCAGTGTGTGCACAGGGTGGGATTAACGGGGCTGTAAATACAAAAGGTGAAGGAGATTCACCTTGGGAGCACTTTGATGACACTGTTTATGGCGGAGATTTCTTAGCAAATCAACCACCTGTTAAAGCAATGGCTGAAGCAGCACCTGGAATTATACACTTATTAGACCGAATGGGTGTAATGTTCAACCGTACTCCAGAAGGATTATTAGATTTCAGACGTTTTGGTGGTACTCAGCATCACCGTACAGCTTTTGCTGGAGCAACGACTGGTCAACAGCTACTATATGCTTTAGATGAGCAAGTAAGACGTCATGAGGTAGCGGGTCTTGTAACGAAATATGAAGGATGGGAATTCTTAGGTGCGGTTATTGATGATGATCGAGTTTGTCGTGGGGTTACTGCACAAAACTTAACATCTATGCAAATTGAATCGTTCCGGGCAGATGCTGTTATTATGGCAACTGGTGGCCCGGGAATTATTTTCGGAAAATCAACTAACTCTGTTATCAACACTGGATCTGCAGCATCGATTGTTTATCAGCAAGGTGTTCATTATGCAAATGGTGAATTCATTCAAATTCACCCGACCGCAATTCCAGGAGATGATAAGCTTCGCCTAATGAGTGAATCTGCTCGTGGAGAAGGTGGACGAGTTTGGACATACAAAGATGGGAAACCTTGGTACTTCCTTGAAGAAAAGTATCCAGCTTATGGAAACCTTGTACCTCGTGATATTGCAACACGTGAAATCTTTGATGTTTGCGTAGAGCAAAAGCTTGGAATCAATGGTGAAAACATGGTTTACCTTGATTTATCCCACAAAGATCCAAAAGAACTTGATATTAAACTAGGTGGTATTATCGAAATCTATGAAAAGTTCATGGGTGATGATCCACGTAAAGTTCCAATGAAAATCTTCCCTGCAGTTCATTATTCAATGGGCGGATTATGGGTTGATTATGACCAAATGACAAATATCCCAGGTTTATTTGCAGCAGGTGAGTGTGATTACTCTATGCACGGTGCAAACCGTCTTGGTGCCAACTCATTGCTTTCTGCAATCTATGGTGGTATGGTAGCGGGTCCTAATGCTGTTAAGTACATTAATGGACTTGAGAAGAGTGCTGAAGATCTTTCTTCTAGTGTGTTTGAGAGCCATGTAAAACAGGAAGAAGATAAATGGAATAATATCATGAGCTTAGATGGTACTGAAAATGCTTATGTTCTTCACAAGGAATTAGGAGAATGGATGACAGATAACGTTACCGTTGTAAGACATAATGATAAGCTTCTAAAAACAGATGAGAAGATTCAGGAACTTATTGAACGTTTTGATAACATCAATATTAATGATACTGCTAAATGGAGTAATCAAGGTGCTGCCTTTACTCGTCAGTTAAAAAATATGCTTCAGCTATCACGTGTTGTAACACTGGGTGCGTACAACCGTAATGAAAGTCGTGGAGCGCATTTTAAACCTGAATTCCCAGATCGAAATGACGAGGAGTTCTTAAAAACAACGATGGCAACATATGCAGGTGACCGAACTGCCCCTAAATTCCACTATGAAGATGTGGATGTATCATTAATTACACCACGTAAACGTGATTATTCTAAAAGCAAAAAGGGGGATAACTAA
- a CDS encoding succinate dehydrogenase cytochrome b558 subunit gives MAGNREFINRRLHSLLGVIPVGIFLIQHLIVNHFATRGAEAFNNAAHFMEMLPFRYVLEIVIIFLPLLYHAIYGVYIAFTAKNNVSNYGYLRNWLFMLQRVTGIITFIFIAWHVWETRIAAALGAEVNYDMMASILSSPFMLVFYLIGVISTVFHFANGLWSFGVSWGITVTPRSQVISTYVTLGIFLALSFVGVRAIFAFV, from the coding sequence ATGGCTGGAAACCGAGAGTTTATTAATCGTAGACTGCACTCATTACTTGGAGTAATTCCGGTAGGGATCTTTTTGATTCAGCATCTAATCGTCAACCATTTTGCCACAAGAGGTGCAGAAGCATTTAACAATGCAGCACACTTTATGGAAATGTTGCCATTTAGGTATGTGCTTGAGATTGTAATTATTTTCCTTCCACTTTTATACCATGCGATTTACGGAGTTTATATTGCATTTACAGCGAAAAACAATGTAAGTAACTATGGTTATCTTCGAAATTGGTTATTCATGCTGCAGCGTGTAACAGGAATTATTACCTTTATTTTTATCGCTTGGCATGTTTGGGAAACGAGAATTGCTGCTGCACTTGGAGCAGAAGTAAACTATGACATGATGGCTTCTATTTTAAGTAGTCCTTTTATGCTTGTATTCTACTTAATTGGTGTTATTTCAACCGTGTTCCATTTTGCTAATGGTTTATGGTCATTTGGAGTTAGTTGGGGAATCACAGTTACTCCTCGCTCACAAGTAATCTCTACTTATGTCACGCTCGGTATCTTCTTAGCGTTGTCATTCGTGGGTGTTCGAGCAATCTTTGCATTCGTCTAA
- a CDS encoding YslB family protein, with the protein MPAFGLELLREVLIPDILGQDYQQMLYWAGKGLARKYPVSSIEELSDFFQAAGWGQLTLLHNKKNEMEFELSGELISIRFSKSNEYTFQLEAGFIAEQLQMMNKHITETYEQLKKRANKVVFTVKWDSKDILDDAPLGKRSQR; encoded by the coding sequence ATGCCAGCATTCGGACTGGAACTACTTAGGGAGGTTTTAATCCCTGATATTCTCGGCCAAGACTACCAGCAAATGCTCTATTGGGCGGGTAAAGGCTTAGCACGAAAATACCCTGTATCCTCTATTGAAGAACTCTCTGATTTTTTTCAAGCAGCAGGATGGGGACAGCTTACTTTGCTACATAATAAAAAAAATGAAATGGAATTTGAGCTAAGTGGAGAACTAATTTCCATTCGTTTTTCTAAAAGTAATGAATATACGTTTCAGTTAGAAGCAGGGTTTATAGCTGAACAACTTCAGATGATGAACAAGCATATAACTGAGACATATGAGCAACTAAAGAAGCGTGCGAACAAAGTTGTGTTTACTGTAAAGTGGGATAGCAAAGACATTCTTGATGATGCACCGTTAGGTAAAAGAAGCCAAAGGTGA
- a CDS encoding aspartate kinase, whose protein sequence is MGIIVQKFGGTSVGSVERIQHVANRVIQEKEAGNEVVVVVSAMGKSTDQLVDLASQLTSKPSKREMDMLLTTGEQITISLLSMALIEKGYDAISFTGWQAGIETESTHGNARITNINPQKMNKELEKGKVVVVAGFQGVAVEGQITTLGRGGSDTTAVALAAALKADKCDIYTDVTGVYTTDPRFVKEARKLESISYDEMLELANLGAGVLHPRAVEFAKNYNIPLEVRSSMENERGTIIEEEAEMEQNLIVRGIAFEDQVTRVSVLGLPNELTTLSTIFSTLAKNGLNVDIIIQNTTTDNKTSISFSVKTGDLEDTIRVLEQYKEELGYERVESESELAKVSIVGSGMVSNPGVAAEMFDVLAKQGIEVKMVSTSEIKVSTVISQAHMVSAVDTLHNAFELSKPAATV, encoded by the coding sequence TTGGGTATTATTGTTCAAAAATTTGGCGGAACGTCTGTGGGTTCAGTAGAGAGAATTCAACATGTTGCGAATCGTGTGATACAAGAAAAAGAGGCAGGAAACGAAGTGGTTGTTGTCGTTTCTGCAATGGGAAAATCGACTGATCAGCTTGTTGATTTAGCAAGTCAACTAACTTCTAAGCCGAGCAAGCGTGAAATGGATATGCTTCTTACAACTGGTGAGCAAATAACCATTTCCCTTTTATCAATGGCGCTAATAGAAAAAGGGTATGATGCCATTTCATTTACTGGCTGGCAGGCAGGAATTGAAACGGAGTCAACGCATGGAAATGCAAGAATTACTAATATAAATCCACAAAAAATGAATAAAGAACTAGAGAAAGGAAAAGTTGTCGTTGTTGCCGGGTTCCAAGGGGTAGCGGTAGAAGGTCAGATTACTACATTAGGTAGAGGTGGATCTGATACGACAGCAGTGGCCTTAGCTGCAGCACTGAAAGCAGACAAGTGTGACATTTACACTGATGTAACTGGAGTCTATACAACGGATCCTCGATTTGTAAAGGAAGCAAGAAAACTAGAATCGATATCATACGATGAAATGTTAGAATTAGCAAATTTAGGAGCCGGTGTTTTACATCCAAGAGCAGTAGAGTTTGCGAAAAATTATAACATCCCATTAGAAGTTCGTTCTAGTATGGAAAATGAGCGGGGCACAATTATTGAGGAGGAAGCGGAAATGGAACAAAACTTAATTGTTAGAGGAATTGCATTTGAAGATCAAGTAACAAGAGTATCAGTGTTAGGATTGCCTAATGAATTAACAACATTATCAACTATTTTTTCAACATTAGCGAAAAACGGGCTAAATGTGGACATAATTATTCAGAATACAACAACTGATAACAAAACTTCTATTTCTTTTTCAGTAAAAACAGGTGATCTTGAAGATACTATTCGTGTATTGGAGCAGTATAAAGAAGAGTTAGGTTATGAACGCGTTGAATCTGAATCTGAATTAGCAAAAGTCTCTATTGTAGGTTCAGGAATGGTTTCAAACCCTGGTGTAGCTGCAGAGATGTTTGATGTATTAGCAAAACAAGGTATTGAAGTGAAGATGGTTAGTACGTCTGAAATTAAAGTTTCAACGGTTATTTCTCAAGCGCATATGGTATCTGCTGTTGATACGTTGCACAATGCGTTTGAGCTCTCAAAACCTGCTGCAACCGTGTAA